In Oncorhynchus masou masou isolate Uvic2021 chromosome 28, UVic_Omas_1.1, whole genome shotgun sequence, the DNA window TTGTTCCTCAAGCAAGGGGGGAGACAGATGACATCACAAATTCCCATAAGAACAACTCCTTGAAgtttgataatatacagtaataaTATACAGTAATTCACTGTTAATAGCACCAATCTGATCAAATTCACAGGAGAGTTCCTTGTCCTCATAATTTGTGAGCTGACAAAAATGTCTGATAGTGaagtgagaaaaaaaaacagatgagTTTTTTTCAATGCTAATATTGAAGTGATCACATTAAGCTAAATGAGCTAGCCTACAGACAGCTAGCCATTTTAATTGGACTGGCCTTCTGTGACCAAGGGTTAATACAAAAAGgccaacacaaacacaaacactcccGAGCCTCCCTGAAGGcgttagctactagctagctgctTCACTCCTCCATTTTGTTAGTCGCTTCTCGCTGTGTTGATAAGCCTCAGCTGGGTCTAGGATGCCGCGTGCAGGGGTATAGCCCTGAAAGCGCTCCTGTGGGCCCAGCAGCCATTTGATTTGTCCCTTTGAATTAGCTCCGACACCAGGTGCTTCTTTCTGCTCCATCTGTTTGCCAGCAAGGGGAGAATTAAAAGAGGCTTATTTTTCATCCAGGAGCATGTTTCTTTTATTCGCGAGCTAAAGGGCTGTGTCCACTAATTTAATTTCTGTTGAGCGTGtgagttttttgggggggataaaaGTGTCAGTCTTTTTGATTGAATTACACTTTCAAAATGGTCATATttcagggatgtgttgtgttcTTTCTCTCACTACTTTGATAAGAGGGTTCATTTATAATAAAGTATGTGCAATCAACATCGTTTGTTTTGCACACAGGGGTGTAATGCATAATTGAATAATTGATTTATTTGTGATTGATTTATTGGACGTGGTATTCACCCTTACATCGTGGTTTGTTTTAGGGGGACTATTGGAACTAATTACCATTAGACTGAAGCCATTATACCCATGTGTTGATTGGTAACTATCAATAATCAGCTGTGTCTGTGAGCTAATGAAACACCTTCAGGCAGAGCGAGGTGTGAGTTCCTCTGGATCACACTGTTATCGTCTCCTTCTCTCATTAGCATTATTCATCCTCTGGTTGCTGACTGTTTCACGCAACCAGAGAGTCACTCGCTCCAGCTGGGAACTGCAGTGTGCACCAATCTCCATGCATCTACATTAACCTTTGTATGATTAGAACTCCTGTGGACAAGATTTAGGTCTTGGATTATATACTTGAATATGCCCTCCTGAGGTGGTCGATGTGCCTATGTTATGGAGAATCATATTTTTACTGGCTCTTCACAGTAGTCAGTGGAGTAGTCAGAGAAAGGAGAGCATTTCCATGGCAAATCTCCACAGATGGCGAAGATCTTTGTATCAAAGCATAAGTGTGACGTGTCCAGGTAGACTAGGTCAGCTGAGACAGCAGCAGTCTTGTGAGAGTGTTACTCCTCTCTGGTTGAGGTGAGGAGGCCTGTATGGGGAGCTTCAATTTCTTTGGCTCTGCTTGGCTTCTTCAAGGTGGTGCATTTAGCTCGCTGTATGTGCATCATCACCAGTTGCACAATAACATCAAAAGAAGCTTGGGCAAGGAATTGGGCCAGAATACCGTCATGTCTGGTAACACTGACTGCTCACATCAACACACTTTTTAGACCACATTTTCAGGCACATTGACTTTCACTGGATGCTTTTTAACATCTCCTTTTAGTTTCGTTATCTGACTTTAGCTCAAGGGGATAGCTCAGTGGTATATTTCTCCACTCATTGTATAGGTATTGGCATTGCTGTTGGTTTCGCTATTGATAGTGACGGTGTACCTAATTCAAAGTTTTAGAGCTTTTCCGGCCCAATGATTTATCATCCAACTGCAGGCATCCCCCAAGGTTTAGTCTCAAAACCGTTCCAGATGTGCCGGGCATAGCAAGAGCCAGTaagcacactacacacacagtgtAGGCTTTTAAGAGACAGCCTTCTTCCTGTATTCAGTGTTTTCTATAGGGTTCATTTTCACAATGTGCACAATGTAGTAGAGTTTCTTGATGCATTACTCTATGCAGCTGTCAACCGTAGTATTTGGTAAAGGTGGTACCTGGCGTGTAGAAATGAAAGTGGCGTGGCAGTGGACGACCAGCTGTTTTCTTTCTTCACACTCCACTTAGACTTTATAGCCGGTGAGCAAGCAGTCGGTGAGATATGTGTTTTGCTCTATATTTCCCTGTTGTTCTTGCAACACTGTATTGTGAAGCCACAGAATGTCTGCTTATCCCACTCTgctatgccgctctgtcatttTGGTGCATTCATCCCagagcgcatgtgtgtgtgtgtgtgtgtgtgtgtgtggtgtgtgtgtgtgtgtgtgtgtgtgtgtgtgtgtgcgcacatgcaTGTGTCTCACTCCGCTCCCTGTGCTGTGGCGGAAGTCTCATCACTCCCACACGTCTGGAGCTGTCACCCAGTGAGCAAGTGCCTCCGGAAAACAGGCTTCACTTTGTATTGATTCTCATTGTTTTGCTCCTCCTTCATCCTGAAAGAGCTTCGTTTGGCATGCATATTTCACTGGGATGATCTAAATTAGTCAGAGCATAGAGGAAGTGTTGCGCTATTGCACTGAATAGGAATGTAGTAGTTTGTGTTGGCGTTTGTTCAAGTGTCTCTTCTCTAAATGTATCACAAACTTAGGACCATATCAAATTCAGCAGTGGAATAACTATTATGGGCCGCTTGAGTATCATCATCAGTATTGCACATCTAGGTCTATTATCTaaccctgtctcttcctctcccttttctctttgtctctatttctcccctttctctgaccttctctccctgcctacctctcactcactttccccctctctctctagcctcagGATGAGTGAGTGAGCAGTCAGTCTGCCGAGTCCCAACCATGATCGCCACCGGAGGCCTGCTGCGGATCAACAGGAGGCAGGACTCGCTGCGCTCTAAGAGCCGTGCCGAGAACAAGCGTAAGAGAAAAGCCAAGAAGAAGCGGAAAAATGAGGTGGTGGTGGTCAAGGGCAAGCTGAATCTCTGCTCCATCTCGGGGGTGGTGGCGGCTATTGGGATTCTAATCCTACTGGTGGGCATTGCCATGGCCATACTGGGTTACTGGCCGAGGGAGAGCCCACTGTACCCAGATCCGCCCAAAATCCAGATAATTTACAACAAAAAGGAGGAGTCAGGGCTGACAGGCAACTGGACGAACAACGCGAAGGACGGATTTCACTTGGATGGGGATTTGGTCAGTAACAATCGATCCAACGGCACTGGTTTAGAGCAGCCGTCTATGGGCTTCCTGGCTGAGTTCTTGGATAAGTACCTGTACTCGGACAAGTTGAAGGTGTTCGGTCCCCTCATCATGGGCATTGGCATCTTCCTGTTCATCTGCGCCAATGCGGTACTGCATGAGAACCGCGATAAGAAGACCAAAATCATCAACCTGAGGGACATCTACTCCACTGTCATTGACATCCACAGCTTGCGGACTAAGGAGAACATGCCGCTGAATGGCTTTGTGAACTACATGCAGTCCAAAGGGGTGGAGGGCAAACCTAGTGCTGCATATACCGCCGCCCTACTAGCCAAAGGCACCTGGCCCTCGGGAGGTTCGCCGGACGAGGGCAGCCTGGGCCCCTCCAGATGCCACTCCCTGACTAGGTCAAGGGTGTCATCTCTAGAGAGGCAGACGTTCACCGACACAGTCTACACCATCTCCAGACACAGCGGGGCCGGCCAGCAGAGCAGCCCGATTTCCATCCCCAAACGGTGGGAGACCCGAACAATAGTGGCCTCCTCGGTCAACGCCTTCACTCTCCCCATGACCAAACCCAACTATCGGGCCAACCAGCATCAGCGCAGGCCTTCAGCCAAAGCAGAGGCAGGGAGGAGCAGGGCTGCCCTGTGTGACTCTGGCGAAGAAGACGAAGCCTGGGTTGGGTACGGTGTTCCAGAAACCACCACCCAGGCAAATGTGGAGACTTTGCAGATGGCTATGCTCCTGCCTCAGGACTCTGTGGAGGTGTACAAGAGCAGTGGTAGCCTCCAGGGGGCGCTTCAGGGCTCCCAGATCCAGCTGCTCCCCTCGTCCCCCACTGGCCCCAGGGTGATGGGTTCCCACTTGTCCCTCAGTGCCCTGACGGACTACTCCAGGTCCATCGACCTGGGCATCACTCCATCCACCCCCACCGAATGGAAGGTGGAACGGTCCCGGAGACTCAGCTGCCCTCGTTTAGAGGTACCGGGAGGCGGTGGATATATCAAACTGGGCGACCTGGGGGGGGAGTCCTTTGAGTCAAGGGAGTCATGTGAGGTGACCGCCTTCAGCCGAGTGACCTCAGAGGAGGGTCTGGCTAAGAGTCAGAGGGAAGGAGGAGTAGCCAATGACCAGGAGGAGAGCAGCCCCGGGGAACGACAGGACAGGTGCTCAAGGCGATACTCCAACAAAGAGAAACTTCTCATGATCTCTCAGTCAGACTCCGTTTTGGATGATGAGGAAGTGGATAGCACAGAGATATGATTGGACAATTACTGATCGGTGGATTGAGTTTATTTGGGGAAAAAATGGACACATGATATTTCGCAGTTGGTTGAAGACACTTGACAGCAGTTTCATGGAATTATGACAACGACAATACTGCATAGGATCTGAGATCTAGAGGATCTTGTGGTTCGTTGCAAATGCAATTATCGATATGTGACCAAAAACTGAACATGGTCTTTGGAGGCTATGAAAACAGGAGACTGTGTGTATAGTATTTTGTCAAGGGTTTGTTTGTGTAGGTTGGAAGCATCGTACCCAACTGAAAGAGTTTCAAAGCAAAAAGATAACATTAACCAAAAAAGGGCCCGTTTTAAAATGGTGATTGAACCGTTAGTCACTGTACCATCCACTTGATGTAATAGTTTCTCTAATTTTTAGAAATATAGTGTGTCTGTTCCACCTACTGTCACAACTGATACTGTAGTAGTATATTGATTGAGAGTTGCTGTCTCAACAGCATGTATTTTGTACTTTAATGTCCTTGCCGTTTTTATCAGTTTGAATTCAAACTTTAATAGCAATACATCATTGACCATCTCTGTTTGCTTGTGGGGGAAACAATGTTGGCATATTTGCCTGTGTGTCTTTTAAATTTTCTGAGTAACGCTTGTATGTTATTGTTTAGAACTGTCTTGACTTGCTTGTTAAGGAATCTCCTGTATAACTTTGCTTTCGCTTTTGCCTGAGCGAAATTAAAAACAACTCTCTAACTAGCACAATTCACAGCTGAACACTTGTATCTCTGTACAAGTAGCCTAAGTACCTTAGCACAAGTAACCATCTGTGGAAAAAAATACTTATCAAATCAATGTTATCCTGTGCAAAAGCAGCTGGATTGTTTTTGTAGATGGTTCTTGTTCAATAACACACCTGCAGTAAATAATTGTATTACAATTGTTCCTGGTGCCCATGGTCAATTCAACCATCCCATGGTCGTCCTATGGCTCAATCAGTCTTCAAATAAACTTATGAAGCTGTCTCATTATCTGTACCATCTGTTattccgacatgtcaatcaagtTATCAACCCAAAGGTGTGGGAACACTCTCAAAATTGAGTACTCAGCCTAGCCAAGCAGATCTTGATGTGCCAGTGTGTTAAAAAATATTAGTTCAGCAATGTATAgctgacatagagagagagatggagagaaataatggagagagagatagtgtgagagagaaagagaggtagcaagagagagatatagagagtgtgagggagaaatagagggaaagagagagatatagagtgaaatagggagagagagaaagaaagggagagagagagagtgaaagaaagggagagagagtgaaagaaagggagagagagagagtgaaagaaagggagagagagagtgaaagaaagggagagagagagagagagagagagagaaagaaagggagagagagagagagagtgaaagaaagggagagagagagagagaaagaaagggagagagagagagagagaaagaaagggagagagagagagtgaaagaaagggagagagagagagagaaagaaagggagagagagagagagagaaagaaagggagagagagagagagagaaagaaagggagagagagagagtgaaagaaagggagagagagagagagagagagtgaaagaaagggagagagagagagtgaaagaaagggagagagagagagagggtgaaagaaagggggagagagagagaaagaaagggagagagagagagagagtgaaagaaagggagagagagagagaaagagcagaagagagaaaaagaggggatggaaagcatgagagagaaagctggaaagagagggagagagatggagcatgAAAGAGAGCTGGGTGTAAGTGTAAGAACAAGTGTTTTCCTGTCAATGGGAGTAACAGAGTCCCACATTTGGTACGGAATCCTGGTTTCCATCTGTTCATGGGGAGAAGGAGctttatataaaataaaatacaattttattggtcacatacacatggttagtagatgttatt includes these proteins:
- the LOC135518540 gene encoding transmembrane protein 200C-like, which encodes MIATGGLLRINRRQDSLRSKSRAENKRKRKAKKKRKNEVVVVKGKLNLCSISGVVAAIGILILLVGIAMAILGYWPRESPLYPDPPKIQIIYNKKEESGLTGNWTNNAKDGFHLDGDLVSNNRSNGTGLEQPSMGFLAEFLDKYLYSDKLKVFGPLIMGIGIFLFICANAVLHENRDKKTKIINLRDIYSTVIDIHSLRTKENMPLNGFVNYMQSKGVEGKPSAAYTAALLAKGTWPSGGSPDEGSLGPSRCHSLTRSRVSSLERQTFTDTVYTISRHSGAGQQSSPISIPKRWETRTIVASSVNAFTLPMTKPNYRANQHQRRPSAKAEAGRSRAALCDSGEEDEAWVGYGVPETTTQANVETLQMAMLLPQDSVEVYKSSGSLQGALQGSQIQLLPSSPTGPRVMGSHLSLSALTDYSRSIDLGITPSTPTEWKVERSRRLSCPRLEVPGGGGYIKLGDLGGESFESRESCEVTAFSRVTSEEGLAKSQREGGVANDQEESSPGERQDRCSRRYSNKEKLLMISQSDSVLDDEEVDSTEI